Part of the Triticum urartu cultivar G1812 chromosome 2, Tu2.1, whole genome shotgun sequence genome, CGCATACATGATGCATAGCTCGCATCCTTCAACCGTTGACATCAACATCAGGGGAATTAATGTTAGTGTGTTTGAGAGTACAGTTAATTCATTGGTGTGTGTATTATTAAAGATTATAAATTTCACATTGCCAGATGGTATAATGCTATGGAGATTTTTGAGCATGTCACTGAATTTATTTGTGATCCTAATGTCTGTATTATATTGTGTCTTATTTATAGTTCATCTGACGGTGGCATCAATCGAAAGACGAAGCTTTTCAAAGTTAAAATTATTAAAGAACTATTTAAGGTCAAGAATGACTAATGAAAATTTTAATAGCTTGGCATCAATGTGCTCAAGAAGAAATTATTGGAAGAGATTGACATGAACCTTATCAGAATTGAGTTTGCATCGAAAAATGATATAATTTTTAAAGTAATATGTATAATTTCTGCATATGTATTTTTTTGGATGCATTCAAGTGTCCATATGTAAATTTTCATATATAAGTATAATTAATATTATTGTATGTTGTTTATACTAGGGGCCCCGAAATTTAGTTTCGTCCCGGGCCCCCAAAATCTCAAGACCGTCACTACGCGGACAAAGTGGCGGCCCAAATCCAAATCAcgtccgcgccgacgcatttgCGGCCCAAATTTGCGCCCCAAATGCGTCGGCGCGGATGCCGAACGGACGCTTCGCGCGCCTTCCCGCTGTCCGCCGCGTCTTCACATGGCGGCTGTCCAACTACCCGCTGCCCACGGGTCAGCTTAATTTATGACGACGGGCCCGTGCGTCAGCGACGGCGCTCGTCCTATTTTAAGCCGACCGTgcggcggggccgtcctcatccAAACTCGTCGTCCACATCTGCCATCCTTTGCTCCCTCGTCGTCGACAAACCCTAGCCACCACAACCACAACGAGATGGGCCTCTACTCCGGCGCCAGCGGCAGCAAGGCTAAGGGCAAGTCCCCCGCCACCCCTTTCCCCTCGGAGTTCCTCCCGCctccgccggcgccggcgcctcGCCGGCAAAGGCAGCGCGTGAACGTGCCAGTGCACCAGCGGAGTGACACTGGCAGCACCACCAGCCTCTGTCGTATCCCGACATGACGCTGCCGCACGACTGACATCTGGATTCAGATAGGATCCCAGTGTCGGCGGCGTCGCGGTCGGCTCGTGCTCACGCGGAGGAGGTGCGGCGCCGGCGGGCGCTGCTGACGCCGGAGCAGCGCCGCGACCCCGCCTACGCAACCGACTCGCCCAACTGGGCGAGGTGGTTCGCCTTCGAGCacgaggaggcgaggcgacggGGCGTGCGCGAGGTCGACCGGAGGTCGCCGCCACCGGCGCTCGTCGTCCGCGAGGAGGACCAGGCGGCGGAGGACGCCTATTAGGCGGCCCTTGCGGCCGTCTACTGGGAGAGCGAGGAGGACGAGTGGCGCAgggcggaggtggcggaggcgaAAGAGGAGGCACGGTACGAGGCGGCAATGGCGCAGGCCCTTGCCCTCTTCGCGGCGGGCGACAGCGTGGTGCCGCCGGTGGCCCCGCCGTCCCCTATCAAGCCGGAGCTGGAGCGGGAGCCGAAGCCATCCCCCATCGAGCGCTACTCCTGGACAGGAATAGTGTGCAAGTGGGCACGCGCGCCGCCGGTCTGGATGGGAGCGACACCGGCTCGGAAGACGGCGTACCTCGAGCACTGGCGCAAGATCAGGGTGGCCGAGGAGCGCCGCGACGGCGAGTACCTCGAGATGCTCGAGCGCGATCTCGAGAAGGAGCAGCGcgaggccgaggaggaggcgcgccaggccgTGGCTGTACAGGCGGGCGCACACCCCCCGCGCCGGCACTGCTCGACATGACGGCGCTCTGGAACACGGCGTTCGCCTGGGCCGGGCCGGCGCCGACGCTCATCGACCTCAGGACACCGAGGACGACGACGATGCCTAGGGCAGCGCGCCGTCTCGTAGTTTAggctgtttttattttttttaaatgcaAATATGGACGCGTGGACTCTTGCCGGTCTTCGTGGCCGGCTTTAATGTTTAATTAATATTATTTCTTTTTTTAATATGCATGCgtttattttgtttttgcatcGTCAAAATGGACTCAGGCTAGCGTTAGGCGCACGCGCCGACCTAAATATGGAAGCGGACATCCGTATCCGTCTAACCGacctaaataaataaaaaagcGAACAAAATCGTCGTCCGTTTAAGTCAGTCCGTTGGAGTTGCTTTATGACTGCCAAATTTTGGCTTGGTAAATTGTGGCCGGTAACCAAACAGACCCCAAATACGGCTGGGACGCCAAGAAACGCAGACATGGCTCGTCGGAGCTCTGAATCTCTAAGATGTGCAGTGCATTGCTGGTGCAGCGCAACACTGTCGGAGGACGAAGCTACTGGACTGGACTGGAGTAGACTATGGTGTCCTGTCTCTCTCTCTGATCTTGGACCCCCCGGCACCTAACGACGGAAGCTTTTTGCCTTTTTCCCCTGTCTCGGATCCTCGCAGAGATCTGGCGATCCATCTAACCCCCAGCCTCTTCTCTTCCCCCAGGCGCACATTGCCTCCGATTCACCGGCCATCAACCGACCCCGCGCGGTCCGGCATTGCCGTGCCCCTGCTCGCCGCCGCCGACTAAATGGGGTCGTTTAACGGCCACATGCTGCCAGGGACGCTGTTCCTGGCGGTGGGCCTGTGGCGGGTGTGGTCCGCCGTCGCGCGCTTCGCCGCCGACCCGCCGGCGTTCCGCGTCCGCGCGTGGTGCCCCCTCGACCTCCCCGGGGCGCCCCGCCTCCTGGAGCTCTACGTGGTGGCCGGCGGCACGTTCCTCGACATGTGCCTGGAGCTCGGCGGCGGCGTCCTCGCCGGCCGCGGCGATGGGCTCGCCCCGGAGTCCAGCCTCATCTACCTCGAGCACGCCGGCATGCTCCTCATGTTCTTCCTCTTCGGCGCGCTCGCCCTCCTCTCCCAGAAGCGCAGCAGGTGCGTTGCCGTCCTTCTCCGTACTCCGTGGATCTGTCAACTCTGTTCTTGAGTTTTTTTTAAGTTGGTGTAAATTGTAATGCCATTCTTCAGATAGCTCAAAATTGGTAGAATTTGCGTGAAATTCGTAGCACCAAAAGTCCAGCTGAGACATAAATTTGGTAATGTTTGATTTCTTTGCATAATAATCTTTTGTTAAAGGTCACATTTTATTTGTTGTCAATTTCAGAAACATGATCAGCCAGTTTTGATGACCATCTCAGATAGATTTTCCTTGATGTGATAAGCTCACTGCAATGGCGATCACCGCAGGTACCTGCCCCTGACCGACGGCGAGCTGTGCCTGGTGGCGGCGGCAGCGTTCACGTCGGAATTCCTGCTCTTCTCCTACCACTCGGCCACTCACACAGGGCTGGAGGGGTACTACCACCACCTCCTCGTCATCCTCATCGGCCTCTGCATCCTCGCCGCCGTCCTTGGCGCGCTCTTGCCGGCGAGCTTCCCCGTCGACGTCGCTGCCGGCATGCTCATGGCGCTGCAGGGGCTGTGGTTCTACCAGACGGCGCTCACGCTGTACGGCCCCATGCTCCCGGCCGGGTGCGACCGAGATGCCAGCGGCCACCAAGTCGAGTGCCACAGCCGCGCCGCAGTGGAACGCGCCGAGCAGCTGGCTAACTTCCAGCTGTTCGGGGCTGTGTTCCTCGCCTTCGTCTACGTGCTTGGGTGCTATGCCGTCGCCGCGGCCATGTTCGGGCACCCTGACCTGGCGGCCATGCATGACGAGCACGTCGCCGCCCTGGAgtgccgcggcggcggcggcccctGCGCCGAGGAGTGCGTGGTCTAGTGGCGTCTGATCAGTACATATCTGTAGCTCTGTTCTTGCCTCGGTATACTCAGTAGCAAGCGCAAAACATTATGATGTGATATGTTGTTGTTAGTAGTGCTGTTTCAATTGTGAGCGACGTTTGAAATGAAACTTTGCGAAGTGAGAAAAGTTTCAAATGGAAAATACTAGCTGGATCAAAAGTTTTGCCACTTTGCTGATGCTTCATCCTACAAGTCAGTGCCTTCCCGCAGAAAATATTAATGCTCTTTTCATGTGTACTGTATGTGATGCATGCTCTCCACTCGTATCGGCAGATATGTATGTCATGGCAGATGGTAGTTAAGTGGGCTCCTGCACAAATTGCTATCAAGCTTTTATAAACCCAATCTGTTGTTTTGCAACCAGTAGCATACATCTGTACAGATGAGATTAGAAATGGTAGCATGTAGGCAACCAAACCAATAATGCGTGCCAGAGAATATGTAGCATCACGATGTATTACAGGTGCATAGTAGGCCACAAAGTCGACGTTGTAAGAACAAATAACCGAGTGCAACAGAGATAAATCGGGGCACTGTAGTATCAAAGTAAATGAGAGATGCAAACAAGCATTGTCGTTGCATGAGTCCGCATTCTAATTTTGTGGATATATATACGCTACATAGGCATGGTTGTGCAGATGTGGCCAGCAAGGCAGCAAGGATTCAAAAACTTATTACTGCCAGAAAATACTCCAGATAGAAAGTGGAGACAATGACAATAAACTGAAGTTTTTTGATGAACAAAACTGAAGCCTTTCTTCAAGTGAGACTATAGCTTGGCTAAATGTTTGGTGGACCAAGTTTATCGAAAAATATATGAACATTCACAATAAAaaatctatatgatgtgaaagtatatactccctccgtttttatttactccgcatattagctttggtcaaagtcaaactttataaaatTTGACAAAGTTTGTAGACAAAAATATTAACTTATACAATAAGAAATCAACACCATTAGATTTATTATCAAATGTACTTCCACATAGTATAAATTTGTTATCGTAAATATTTATATTTtcttctataaacttggtcaaactttacgaagtttgactttagtcaactctaatatgcgaagtaaataaaaacggagggagtacaatagtgaatctaatggtattgatttaatattatactctctccgtcccaaattaagtgactcaactttgtagTACTAACTTTATACTAAAATTAGTATAAAGTTGAgccacttattttggaacggaggaagtatatgTTAATATTTACTTTGTCGTTTGACTTTGATCAAAGCAATTATGTGAAGTAAATAAAAACGAAGGGAGTATGATGGTATCATACCAGGAGTTAACCCTTGGCCGTCGGAGAGTGCTCGTCGGAAGTCAAAGAAGGCAGCCTGCACAAAGCAAAGAACATACGAGAACATATCCCATTAGTCTGAGCACCATCAATATGCCTCTGGAGTCTTACAAACCAAGTCGACGATAGTCAGTTTAGCCTCGTGCCTCACGGTGCGGCTGAAGTTGTGGTGCCGGAGGAAGGAGATGAACCGCCGCTACCGGAAGCGCGACACGCAGGGGAACTCCAGCTCCGGCGAGCGCTTGCGCTTGCCGGCCGCGGTGAAGCCGAGACTCGCTGGAGGTGGGGGGCCGCATTGCTCTGGCGCCGTTGCTCGCTGACTGGGCCGGGGGATTTGGGGATTGAAGGAGACTTCTATACGTGGGACCCAGAATTATGGCGCGCACCTGTGCCGGGGCGCGTCGCGTTGGGCTGCGTTGCGTCGCACTGTGGTGCGCTGCACTGCTTCGCGTCCGGTTGCGCCGCAGGCGGCGGAGCATTCCGATGAATGATTTTTTTAGTTCTTTTGGACCGTTGGACAACTGTTACAGCTCTTATATTATGATGAGAAGGAGGAAGTAGTAAATATTTTCTAAAAATTCTGTTTTTCTAGATATTTGTGTTAGTGTCGCAAGTAAGGTTGACAATTTTCATGCGAAACGGAGCAGTGGTGTTTCGTCGGTGAAAAAAATAAATTTGGGTGTGACATTTTGGGTAACAATTGATGTTCGATTTGTTTTTTTACACATGCCAAAATGCTTAACTTTTTTGCTTAAAATTTTTCACGTAGCATTAGCATGTGACAAAGAACACACACAAAAATTAAGATTTTTTGACATTTCAAAATTCATTTTTCATGGCAGGAGCACGTGCTCCCGGGAGCCGAATTGCATTTCCGCTGAAGTCCTTCTTTTAGTCCGATTAACATAAAGAATCTAGTTTTAATTTAACAAAAACCTTGTGTGATGAGATCAGCCAATTAATTTGCCCTACGGGTGGACATGCAGCGAGAAGAAAACAGAATGTACTGGATCAGCTGGGGAGAAAATGAAACTTTCAAAGGAGGGATGGTTTGCGCTCAGTGACCTCCGTTCCTTCAAAATGGCGATGCTAGCTAAGCAAGGACGGGGCTAATTTAATATTCTAACTCTCTGTATGCACAAGTCCTCTGAACAAAATACTTTTCAAATGAAGATATTCTCACTACTAGAGACATGCATCGGGGACTCGGCAAACAAGTTGCCGAGCCCTAGGTGGGGTACCAAGCACAAAAAAGACACTTGACGTGTTGGACGGAGACGACGGCTGCCACATGGTACAGATGTTTGCTGAGTGCCGATGAATTCAAAAGATATATACTGAGTACTTAGCTCGAATTGGGGCGGTGAAGCAGAGGCGGTGCAGCAGCATAGGAGCGGCCATTCGAAgcggagagaggaggaggagcgtCGGAGGGGCGGCGGGTGTGCGGCTCGAACCCGATGGCGCCACGGCGGCGAGGGGAGCTCAAATCATACGGCGGCGCGGCGACGATGCAGCAGCGGATGAGCGGCCAATTCGGCCGATTTGGAGGAGAGCAGCGGCGGAACCGAAGGCGGGGGAGGTGGAGCGACCGGATCTGGTAGTGGGGCGACAACCGTGACTGCAGCCGACCAAGGTGGGGCAAAACCGGGGCGGCGGCAGCATGTAGGCAGAGGCGAG contains:
- the LOC125534100 gene encoding transmembrane protein 45A-like encodes the protein MGSFNGHMLPGTLFLAVGLWRVWSAVARFAADPPAFRVRAWCPLDLPGAPRLLELYVVAGGTFLDMCLELGGGVLAGRGDGLAPESSLIYLEHAGMLLMFFLFGALALLSQKRSRYLPLTDGELCLVAAAAFTSEFLLFSYHSATHTGLEGYYHHLLVILIGLCILAAVLGALLPASFPVDVAAGMLMALQGLWFYQTALTLYGPMLPAGCDRDASGHQVECHSRAAVERAEQLANFQLFGAVFLAFVYVLGCYAVAAAMFGHPDLAAMHDEHVAALECRGGGGPCAEECVV